A region of the Akkermansia muciniphila genome:
ACTTCCGTTCATAAATTTGAAACCATTCTCTATCAGTTTAAAAGAGATAATTTGAATGAAGTGGACCAGAATCACTTCCAGAAGATCATGGGGCTTTCCGTCCGCCAGATGGAAGCTCTGGCAGCCCTGAACCGCCTGATGACGGACCGCCATGAAGGCATCCCCCTGAAAACGCTGGCCCACCACCTCCGCATGAGCGTGCCCTCCACCTCCCTTCTGGTGGACGGCATGGTGAAGAAAGGCCTGTTTGACCGCAAGGAGAATCCGCGGGACAGGCGCTCCCTGTGCATCCGCCTTTCCGAGGAAGGGGAATCCAAATTCCACCAACTCCACAACGGCATGAAAAAACGGCTGGAGTCCCTGTTCAG
Encoded here:
- a CDS encoding MarR family winged helix-turn-helix transcriptional regulator, which encodes MLQPAVDITTSVHKFETILYQFKRDNLNEVDQNHFQKIMGLSVRQMEALAALNRLMTDRHEGIPLKTLAHHLRMSVPSTSLLVDGMVKKGLFDRKENPRDRRSLCIRLSEEGESKFHQLHNGMKKRLESLFSILPEEDTENFCRTVNTLYNHVYNK